The DNA segment CCTTTTTAATACAGCTATATTTACTATAGACAACATTCCTTAAGCTATTTGATTATTTACCTATTGATTGAAAAAGAATTAACTACAATCAGATGTTCCTCCCTTGAAAACACCCAAACTCTCTCTAGGCAAAGTTGCAGAAAAGGTAGGAGAATTGAGGGTCTGAGTAAGACCAGGAACTAAGAATTGATGCTGGTAATTTGTAACTTCTGCTCTCACTAGCCTAATAAAACCGCGGTCATTAACCAAGTCTTCGATAACTGTTCCATCTAGCCTGAGGTAACTTATTATCAAATTATCATTTGTTAAATTAGGGACTAAGTTCGCGCCGTTAAATAATGCTTGAGAGTGAATGTCGCTACTCACTTGACATACCACAGCAATCCTTGCTGCGCGACGTGCAGCTTCATGTAATACATTATAGGTATATAATAATCTGCCCACTTCGATTGCAGAAAAAAGCACTAAAAAAAACACACTCGCAACGATAGAAAACTCAATAGCATAAACCCCTCTAATATGCTTCATATAGCCCTCACCGCGTACGTTGAATTTAAGCTAAAACTAAGGTCAACACCGTCTCCCAAGCCTAACCCTGATAGCCTGTCAAAAAAGATAGGCGTCCAATCATAATCGACGGAAATAACTAAAATGCCACTATCTATAGGAAGCTCTGAGATTGAAACATCGGTAATGTCAATGCCAGACAGTAGCGGTGTAGCACCTGTATTAGCACCGTAGACCAATAGGTTGGTTGTATCAGAAATACAGTAATCACAATTTTCGTCAATTAAAACCGAGGGTACGCCATTACTGGTTGTGATTATGGTTTGGGATAAGTGACGGCCAGCATCTCGGATCATTCTTGTTAACTGGCTATACTGATAGATCCCTCGTCCTAACTCTGCTGTAAATAATATCAAAACTAAAAACAAGGGTAAGACAATCGTAAATTCGATAGCCGCAATCCCCTTTTGCTTCATGACATATAACTGATTATTCATGTTCATTCACCTAAGAGTCTGGACTATCAGGATCCCAATATAGGACAATCGTTGAACTATCCCCAACATAGTCAGGGTCAAGTGAAGCTAATCCACTGTTGGAGCAAGTATTTAGAAATTCGCCTACGATATAAGAGTCTTGTCCTGTTCCCCCGACTTTCTGTGTCAAGAAGAAACAAGCCGTACCCAAAATCGTTATGTCGTAAGTACCGTTTGCATCAGGATCACAAATTCCTACTACTACCTCTAACTCCCTTCGCAGCTCCATTGCATTGGGGTCATCTGTCGTTTCACAGTTTTGGGGGCTATCAGAATGGTTAGCAGCATCATAATCTGACCAACGATACGCCCCCGCTATCGAGTCAGGAGCGATAGCAGTTTGCATTACTGGTTTGCCATTTTCATCAAACAGAAGGTTTTCATCATCATCCATAGCTTGAACTTCTTCGACTGTTACAGGCGTGCCT comes from the Shewanella halifaxensis HAW-EB4 genome and includes:
- a CDS encoding TadE/TadG family type IV pilus assembly protein translates to MKHIRGVYAIEFSIVASVFFLVLFSAIEVGRLLYTYNVLHEAARRAARIAVVCQVSSDIHSQALFNGANLVPNLTNDNLIISYLRLDGTVIEDLVNDRGFIRLVRAEVTNYQHQFLVPGLTQTLNSPTFSATLPRESLGVFKGGTSDCS
- a CDS encoding TadE/TadG family type IV pilus assembly protein; the protein is MNNQLYVMKQKGIAAIEFTIVLPLFLVLILFTAELGRGIYQYSQLTRMIRDAGRHLSQTIITTSNGVPSVLIDENCDYCISDTTNLLVYGANTGATPLLSGIDITDVSISELPIDSGILVISVDYDWTPIFFDRLSGLGLGDGVDLSFSLNSTYAVRAI